A window from Candidatus Babeliales bacterium encodes these proteins:
- a CDS encoding DNA double-strand break repair nuclease NurA produces the protein MLNHQELVAQLDKVSKELSTKFAQQKDIARKVWESIKQDQDLCKNLQSKKWSMLVPSWNGLIGFSKNIESVSLPYAVLAVDGSQIYYDKHQGPACYLINVGSVLLCYGTEKSSVEMSSQPLVVVSSDLESGSQSAEVVNGQREEFELKAAVEKSTKYVSGHAVPFVCLFDGTLIFSNVDISRSDEKQSFLQSYFAQLHELSEKKIVHAGYISFPRAKELVNVLKIVLSGYDEKNMHGLNVLDGLTDMDVASYFLKSGQRSIIFQSKAAIAYAYPKHLKPYFCYMHVGFEIVRLEFPQWIACDENLVDFICSIALDQAQKGKGYPVCLFEAHEQAVIKAMDREFFYIMIQKMTQKHEGSYRSSYKSMKKAQVPV, from the coding sequence ATGCTTAATCATCAAGAATTAGTTGCCCAACTTGATAAAGTTAGTAAAGAGTTGAGTACAAAGTTTGCTCAGCAAAAAGACATTGCGCGTAAAGTCTGGGAGTCGATAAAGCAAGACCAAGATCTTTGCAAAAATTTACAATCAAAAAAATGGTCTATGTTGGTTCCTAGCTGGAATGGACTTATTGGATTTTCCAAAAATATTGAATCAGTGTCGCTGCCGTACGCAGTTCTTGCAGTTGATGGATCACAAATTTATTACGATAAACATCAAGGACCAGCTTGTTACTTAATTAATGTTGGATCAGTTTTGCTTTGTTATGGAACCGAAAAAAGTTCAGTTGAAATGTCTTCGCAGCCATTGGTGGTTGTGAGTTCTGATCTTGAGTCTGGATCGCAAAGTGCTGAGGTTGTTAACGGGCAGCGTGAAGAATTCGAATTAAAGGCTGCTGTTGAAAAATCAACAAAATATGTAAGCGGGCACGCTGTACCATTTGTTTGTCTGTTTGACGGAACACTTATTTTTTCAAATGTAGATATTTCGCGTAGTGATGAAAAACAAAGTTTTTTACAAAGTTATTTTGCGCAGCTCCATGAATTGTCTGAGAAAAAGATAGTTCATGCTGGATATATTAGTTTTCCTCGAGCAAAAGAATTAGTGAATGTTTTGAAAATAGTTTTATCTGGGTACGACGAAAAAAACATGCATGGTTTGAACGTTTTAGATGGTTTGACCGATATGGACGTTGCTTCCTATTTTTTGAAATCTGGACAGCGTTCAATTATTTTTCAAAGTAAAGCTGCGATAGCGTATGCATACCCAAAACATTTGAAACCATATTTTTGTTACATGCATGTAGGTTTTGAAATTGTGCGACTTGAATTTCCACAGTGGATAGCGTGTGATGAAAATCTAGTAGATTTTATTTGCAGCATAGCTTTAGACCAGGCTCAAAAAGGAAAAGGGTATCCGGTTTGTTTGTTTGAAGCGCATGAGCAAGCGGTGATCAAGGCTATGGATCGTGAATTTTTCTATATCATGATTCAAAAAATGACTCAAAAACATGAAGGATCTTATCGATCTTCATATAAAAGCATGAAAAAAGCTCAAGTTCCTGTGTAA
- the dnaJ gene encoding molecular chaperone DnaJ, with protein MSKKNYYDILGVSKTADLAEIKKAYRKLAMKYHPDRNPGNKEAEEMFKEAASAYEIISDEKKRAQYDQFGHDGYQNMQSGGGQHTNMDDIFKNFGDMFGGADFGDIFGQGAPRRKKSGPTPQRGHDLAQEVTLTLKDAYLGTKKEISYYHAFACSECNHQGFKNKTDVVTCAQCKGAGQVRYQQGFFAVSQPCHACHGQGYSIKNPCPNCKGQSRKQEFERFSVTIPQGIFDGAELRIAQKGDAGIYGGPSGDLFLKIKITPDKKFHRIDSDLISNLMLTYPQLVLGCQIEIENIDGTKISVKVPKGCPVGEKIIVAGKGFTKLKGFGTGNLIIITQCHIPKKLTAEQKESLDLFASQLGTDVTDHQDGFISSIFKKFLG; from the coding sequence ATGAGCAAAAAAAATTATTATGACATTTTAGGTGTCAGCAAAACAGCAGATCTTGCTGAAATCAAAAAAGCTTATCGTAAACTCGCAATGAAATATCATCCAGATCGAAACCCTGGCAATAAAGAAGCTGAAGAAATGTTCAAAGAGGCTGCATCAGCCTACGAAATTATTTCAGATGAAAAAAAACGTGCGCAGTACGATCAATTTGGTCACGATGGTTATCAAAACATGCAAAGTGGCGGTGGTCAGCATACAAACATGGATGATATCTTTAAAAACTTTGGTGATATGTTTGGTGGAGCTGATTTTGGAGATATTTTTGGTCAAGGTGCTCCTCGACGTAAAAAAAGCGGACCGACTCCGCAAAGAGGTCATGATTTAGCTCAAGAAGTTACCTTAACTCTTAAAGATGCATATCTTGGTACAAAAAAAGAAATTTCTTACTATCATGCTTTTGCATGCAGTGAATGTAACCATCAAGGTTTTAAAAATAAAACTGATGTTGTAACGTGTGCTCAATGTAAAGGCGCAGGCCAAGTTAGATATCAACAAGGTTTCTTTGCTGTTTCGCAACCGTGTCACGCTTGCCATGGTCAAGGATACAGCATTAAAAATCCTTGCCCAAATTGCAAAGGTCAATCAAGAAAACAAGAATTTGAAAGATTTTCAGTCACTATTCCTCAAGGAATTTTTGATGGGGCTGAACTGCGCATTGCTCAAAAAGGTGATGCTGGAATTTATGGAGGTCCGAGCGGAGATTTATTCTTAAAAATTAAAATCACTCCTGATAAAAAATTCCATCGCATCGACAGTGATTTAATAAGTAATTTAATGTTGACCTATCCTCAATTGGTTCTTGGCTGTCAAATTGAAATTGAAAACATCGATGGCACAAAAATATCAGTTAAAGTTCCAAAAGGTTGCCCTGTCGGCGAAAAGATTATTGTCGCTGGTAAAGGCTTTACCAAATTAAAAGGGTTTGGAACAGGCAATTTGATTATTATTACGCAATGCCACATTCCAAAAAAATTAACTGCCGAGCAAAAAGAATCTCTTGATCTATTTGCCTCGCAACTCGGTACCGATGTCACCGATCATCAAGATGGATTCATCAGTTCAATTTTCAAAAAATTCTTAGGCTGA
- a CDS encoding TonB C-terminal domain-containing protein, protein MKERNEEHKKETTHPILIWIIASILFHMLLTLISIVLHIDDYRTTTTTKRPDDHFLMSQQEKKSATMMLDQIKKPIAQSTKVEKSSPLPEKSIEKPVEKPVKPEEPALIHTLIPGRQGLDLQNITDQLSNAEGQKPQEVPKAKESSSLDPRVTPKDDENKEKKLTPQPEPNKTPASKPQQAVEKKELRKKLSKDAANLYDGAKTDIETAEAQDASIEQEQVSKSSESTSLDSTVIPSQPSSIDPYQFVPKQTMSLKDLQLGFNKFLNNVGNTECLIQHGNTSAIPDGQSLKNITYLNQFANTMNGSINTHPKARIMQYRRNKQLTFVTTVDRKGKLLDVQIIKESGEPTIDTIIIESLQSAGLFPAVPTFILDDPYVQRWTFFY, encoded by the coding sequence TTGAAGGAGCGTAACGAAGAACATAAAAAAGAAACTACTCATCCTATTTTAATATGGATTATAGCTTCAATCCTGTTTCACATGTTACTTACTTTGATAAGTATCGTGCTACACATCGATGATTATCGCACCACAACTACTACAAAAAGACCTGATGATCATTTTTTAATGTCTCAACAAGAAAAAAAATCAGCAACGATGATGCTCGATCAAATCAAAAAGCCAATAGCCCAAAGCACAAAAGTTGAAAAAAGTAGTCCCCTTCCAGAAAAATCGATTGAAAAACCAGTTGAAAAGCCAGTTAAGCCAGAAGAACCTGCTTTAATTCATACGTTAATCCCTGGACGACAAGGTTTAGACTTACAAAACATCACCGATCAACTATCAAACGCAGAAGGGCAAAAACCACAAGAAGTCCCAAAGGCTAAAGAGTCTTCATCACTGGATCCTCGGGTTACACCCAAGGATGACGAGAACAAAGAAAAGAAATTAACTCCTCAGCCAGAACCTAATAAAACTCCTGCCTCAAAACCGCAGCAGGCTGTTGAAAAAAAAGAATTACGTAAAAAATTAAGTAAGGATGCAGCAAATCTGTATGACGGGGCTAAAACAGACATAGAAACTGCCGAAGCACAAGATGCTTCAATTGAGCAAGAACAGGTATCAAAATCATCTGAATCAACATCACTTGATTCAACAGTAATACCATCGCAGCCATCCAGTATCGATCCGTACCAATTTGTTCCAAAACAAACAATGTCTTTAAAAGACCTCCAACTTGGATTTAATAAGTTTTTGAACAATGTAGGAAATACTGAATGTCTCATTCAACACGGCAACACATCTGCAATACCTGATGGACAAAGCCTAAAAAACATCACCTATTTAAATCAATTTGCTAATACTATGAATGGCTCTATCAACACTCATCCTAAAGCTCGAATTATGCAGTATAGAAGAAACAAACAACTCACCTTTGTAACCACTGTCGATCGTAAAGGAAAGCTACTAGATGTACAGATTATTAAAGAAAGTGGCGAACCTACGATTGATACAATTATTATTGAATCTTTGCAATCAGCAGGACTTTTTCCAGCAGTCCCTACCTTCATATTAGACGATCCATACGTGCAACGGTGGACTTTTTTTTATTAA
- the tilS gene encoding tRNA lysidine(34) synthetase TilS has protein sequence MITHELISNNIPHNSTIIVGFSGGPDSVCLLLFLNSLKTSRNLTLIAAHLDHQWRPESAQDEAWCMQFCKELNITFVSKKLSDLDFIAKFNGSKEEMARNARRYFFEQCVQTFQANHIALAHHQDDQIETFFIRLARGSSVAGLGSMRMHDGLYLRPLLHIKKQEILDYLACNNVQFLNDYTNSDTSFLRNRIRKNLTPMLDSIDTRLHDNIISCIDHMQNTDDFLKQVTTQTLDSLKTAHGIDCQQFLNLHAVLQHRILLNLIIENKTVCNPSTALFHEIIRFLRSSKHNQHQINPTLTIVKSKSSFSFKPL, from the coding sequence ATGATTACCCACGAATTAATCAGCAACAACATTCCCCACAATTCAACAATCATTGTAGGCTTTTCAGGAGGTCCAGACTCAGTCTGCCTCCTCCTTTTTTTAAACAGTTTAAAAACAAGCCGTAACCTTACATTAATTGCTGCCCACCTTGACCACCAGTGGCGTCCAGAGTCAGCTCAAGATGAGGCATGGTGCATGCAATTTTGCAAAGAGCTCAATATTACTTTTGTTTCCAAAAAATTATCTGATCTCGATTTTATAGCTAAATTCAACGGTTCAAAAGAAGAAATGGCAAGAAACGCTCGTCGTTATTTTTTTGAGCAATGCGTTCAAACATTTCAAGCAAACCATATCGCCCTTGCGCATCACCAAGACGATCAAATCGAAACCTTTTTTATCAGACTGGCACGAGGTAGTTCTGTGGCAGGACTTGGCAGCATGCGCATGCATGACGGCTTGTACCTTCGACCACTTTTACACATTAAAAAACAAGAAATTTTAGATTATTTAGCTTGCAACAATGTCCAGTTTTTAAACGACTACACAAATAGTGACACCAGCTTTTTGCGTAATCGCATTAGAAAAAATCTCACTCCAATGCTCGATTCTATCGACACACGTCTACACGATAACATTATTTCTTGCATAGACCATATGCAAAACACTGACGATTTCTTAAAACAAGTCACAACGCAAACCTTAGACAGCCTAAAAACTGCTCATGGAATTGACTGCCAACAATTTCTAAATCTTCATGCGGTTTTACAGCACCGAATTTTGCTCAACTTGATCATTGAAAATAAAACTGTTTGCAACCCAAGCACCGCATTATTTCATGAAATTATTCGTTTTTTGCGATCAAGCAAGCATAATCAACATCAAATAAATCCTACTCTTACTATCGTCAAATCTAAAAGTTCTTTTTCTTTTAAACCTCTGTAG
- a CDS encoding HAD family phosphatase has product MMNFKTLFSTKKRSVACWLVAILGTFFIVAAKNQPTSLQIVPAQHSQYKAVIFDLGGVLFTTSTGAKVSTIAPTILKNPTLLYYMIGLNIKQELFNLLDKVPAKTTESMYNEGKKLPQIMVDWMTGRPSNQVRLEVLRQIRKSRHSDSVKNLFRSISRLMFDPATFANSQTPIKPMVDLVKKLKKNGYKLYVLSNWDNESFTLLKKQHAELFSQFEGIMISGQENMGKPNPELYKRLLEKYNLDCSQCAFVDDETNNTQAAEKLGINSIVCQNTSSVCKDMINLGIMALK; this is encoded by the coding sequence ATGATGAATTTTAAAACTTTGTTTTCTACGAAAAAACGCAGCGTAGCTTGTTGGCTTGTTGCGATTTTAGGCACATTTTTTATCGTTGCTGCAAAAAATCAGCCAACGTCGCTGCAAATTGTACCGGCTCAACATAGCCAGTATAAAGCGGTAATTTTTGACCTTGGAGGTGTGCTTTTTACCACTTCAACAGGTGCTAAAGTTAGTACTATTGCTCCAACGATACTTAAAAATCCGACACTTTTGTATTACATGATCGGACTTAACATTAAGCAAGAATTATTTAACCTGCTTGATAAAGTCCCTGCTAAAACAACTGAATCTATGTACAATGAGGGCAAAAAATTACCCCAAATTATGGTTGATTGGATGACAGGACGACCAAGCAATCAAGTCAGACTAGAGGTGTTAAGACAGATTAGAAAAAGTCGTCATAGCGATTCTGTCAAAAACCTTTTTAGAAGTATTTCACGCCTTATGTTTGATCCAGCAACTTTTGCCAATTCTCAAACGCCTATCAAACCAATGGTCGATTTGGTAAAGAAATTGAAAAAGAATGGATACAAATTATACGTACTTTCAAACTGGGATAATGAATCTTTTACATTACTCAAAAAGCAACATGCAGAGCTTTTCAGTCAGTTTGAGGGGATCATGATCTCTGGTCAAGAAAACATGGGTAAACCAAATCCAGAATTGTACAAACGACTACTTGAAAAATATAACTTAGACTGCTCACAGTGTGCTTTTGTTGATGATGAGACAAACAACACTCAAGCTGCAGAAAAATTAGGCATCAACTCAATTGTTTGCCAAAATACATCTTCTGTCTGCAAAGATATGATCAACTTAGGAATTATGGCTCTTAAATGA
- the gyrB gene encoding DNA topoisomerase (ATP-hydrolyzing) subunit B: protein MADKSDNPSNKKENQYSAQSIRVMEGLEAVRKRPAMYIGNTGPQGLHHLVYEVVDNSVDEALGGHCDNIEVILHTNGSFVEDNGRGIPVDMHPTEKVSAAQVVLTKLHAGGKFDKDSYKYSGGLHGVGISVVNALSIDLQLEIYKDGKIYKQTYSKGIPLAPIKEAGSTKKHGTKVTFIPDPEIFQETTEFSFDVLSARLRELAFLNKNLRISIVDQTTNKEHLFLYEGGIESFVESINSKKTPLFNDIISVRHEDEKYILELAMQYNDGYAEQIFSFVNNINTVEGGTHVSGFKSALTKACNKRGFTLKTLKGNESYSSEDVREGLVCVISIKVPEPQFEGQTKTKLGNNEIKGLVDSWTFAKLDEYFEENPSVAKKILMKAELSKRAREAAKRARDITRRKSVLEGSVLPGKLADCSNEDPKDSELFIVEGDSAGGSAKQARDRFAQAILPLKGKILNVEKARLDKMLANEEIKNLIAAVGCHPGQQEFDCTEVRYHKIILMTDADVDGSHIRTLLLTFFFRYMKPLIEKGYLYIAQPPLYKAKIGKLSQYLKDDSSLRAFMFDWAMSAVEFTSKEKSFSQAEWKQLLDNLLAYENKNHVISSRFNLEYRHCHSLALCLAQNSIKDLSDFDALIKTLQPYFTDFVISVSTQNDDLGSDEEEVIKDLEDVQEQDETEIDEIEIDETEVDEVPVIKPSRKKPLSTIEQQKIELTFVRSNFSWNVSLDFFSSEEVQELVKMLNPILLLEQDSWNLLEKEKSITSKGIMSLIVALIQLSKPHMSIQRYKGLGEMNPDQLWETAMDPKTRALLQVSIEDGLEADSWFSTLMGDDVSGRRKFIEKNGRFVKNLDI, encoded by the coding sequence GTGGCAGATAAATCTGACAATCCGTCAAACAAAAAAGAAAATCAATATAGCGCCCAATCCATTAGAGTTATGGAAGGTCTAGAGGCCGTTCGAAAACGACCTGCTATGTATATTGGCAACACAGGACCTCAAGGGCTCCATCACCTTGTCTATGAAGTTGTAGATAACTCTGTGGATGAAGCACTCGGTGGACACTGTGACAATATCGAAGTCATTTTACACACCAACGGTTCGTTTGTTGAAGATAACGGACGTGGTATTCCTGTCGACATGCATCCAACTGAAAAAGTTTCTGCAGCTCAAGTCGTACTTACTAAGCTTCATGCTGGTGGTAAATTTGACAAAGATTCATACAAATATTCTGGTGGTTTGCACGGTGTTGGTATCTCTGTTGTAAACGCACTTTCCATCGATCTTCAACTTGAAATATATAAAGATGGAAAAATTTACAAACAAACATACTCAAAAGGAATTCCTCTTGCTCCTATAAAAGAAGCAGGATCAACGAAAAAACATGGTACCAAAGTCACATTTATTCCTGATCCAGAAATATTTCAAGAAACAACAGAATTTAGCTTTGATGTGCTTTCAGCGCGTCTACGCGAACTCGCGTTTTTAAATAAAAATTTACGCATTAGCATTGTCGATCAAACAACAAATAAAGAACATTTGTTTTTGTATGAAGGTGGAATTGAATCGTTTGTTGAATCAATCAACAGCAAAAAAACGCCTTTGTTCAACGACATCATCTCCGTTCGTCATGAAGATGAAAAATACATTCTTGAACTCGCAATGCAATACAACGATGGCTACGCAGAACAAATTTTCTCATTTGTAAACAACATCAACACCGTTGAAGGTGGTACTCACGTTAGTGGTTTTAAATCTGCGCTTACAAAAGCTTGTAATAAACGTGGTTTCACACTAAAAACACTCAAGGGTAACGAATCATATTCCAGCGAAGATGTCCGCGAAGGACTTGTATGCGTCATTAGCATTAAAGTTCCAGAGCCACAATTTGAAGGTCAAACAAAAACAAAACTAGGCAACAACGAAATCAAAGGTCTTGTTGATTCTTGGACGTTTGCAAAACTTGATGAATATTTTGAAGAAAATCCAAGCGTTGCTAAAAAAATTCTGATGAAAGCTGAGCTTTCTAAACGTGCACGCGAAGCCGCAAAACGAGCTCGGGATATCACGCGAAGAAAATCAGTTTTAGAAGGATCAGTACTTCCTGGAAAACTTGCTGACTGTTCAAATGAAGATCCTAAAGACTCTGAGCTATTCATTGTTGAGGGAGATTCTGCGGGCGGATCTGCAAAACAAGCACGCGACCGTTTTGCTCAAGCAATCTTGCCACTCAAAGGTAAAATTTTAAACGTTGAAAAAGCACGACTTGATAAAATGCTTGCCAACGAAGAGATCAAAAACTTGATCGCTGCAGTTGGTTGTCATCCAGGCCAACAAGAATTTGACTGCACTGAAGTGCGATATCATAAAATTATTTTAATGACGGATGCTGACGTCGACGGATCGCACATTCGAACACTGCTTCTTACCTTTTTCTTCCGCTACATGAAGCCACTCATTGAAAAAGGTTATTTGTACATCGCGCAGCCGCCACTCTACAAAGCAAAAATTGGCAAATTATCTCAATACCTTAAAGATGATTCAAGCCTTCGAGCATTCATGTTTGACTGGGCTATGTCTGCTGTTGAATTTACAAGTAAAGAAAAATCTTTCTCTCAAGCAGAGTGGAAACAACTGCTTGATAATCTTTTGGCATATGAAAATAAAAATCATGTCATCAGTTCACGATTTAATCTTGAATACCGTCACTGTCACAGCTTAGCTTTATGCTTAGCACAAAACAGCATTAAAGACCTTTCTGATTTCGATGCACTTATCAAAACGTTGCAACCATACTTCACAGATTTCGTCATTTCAGTGAGCACACAAAATGATGATTTAGGCAGCGATGAAGAAGAAGTAATCAAAGATCTTGAAGACGTACAAGAACAAGATGAAACTGAAATTGATGAAATTGAGATTGATGAAACTGAAGTCGATGAAGTTCCGGTTATTAAGCCGTCAAGAAAAAAACCTTTATCTACCATCGAACAACAAAAAATTGAACTAACTTTTGTCAGATCAAATTTTTCTTGGAACGTTTCGTTAGATTTTTTCAGTTCAGAAGAAGTTCAAGAATTAGTAAAAATGCTCAACCCAATTTTACTTCTCGAACAAGATTCTTGGAATTTACTTGAAAAAGAAAAATCGATCACAAGCAAAGGAATCATGTCACTGATCGTAGCTTTAATTCAATTGTCAAAACCTCACATGAGCATCCAACGATACAAAGGTCTGGGTGAAATGAATCCTGACCAACTATGGGAAACAGCAATGGATCCTAAGACTCGTGCATTGCTCCAGGTTTCAATTGAAGATGGACTCGAAGCAGATTCATGGTTCTCAACATTGATGGGTGATGACGTTTCAGGACGTCGCAAATTTATCGAAAAAAATGGTCGATTTGTAAAAAATCTCGACATCTAA
- a CDS encoding nucleoside deaminase has translation MNDLYFMNLAYEQARKAMAINEVPIGAVLVDKNGVVLARGYNQVEKKQTQLAHAEISVLQKITKRNMNWRLSSVTLYVTLQPCLMCLGALYLSRVSRVVYGVPSTKYGIPLDQGIQLGIYKNLGTKIECMNYEKAKDILRLFFQKKRNVKHGN, from the coding sequence GTGAACGATTTATATTTTATGAACCTTGCTTACGAGCAAGCACGTAAGGCTATGGCAATCAACGAAGTTCCGATCGGTGCCGTTTTGGTGGATAAAAATGGTGTCGTGCTCGCTCGTGGATACAATCAAGTTGAAAAAAAACAGACACAACTTGCTCATGCAGAAATTTCCGTACTTCAAAAGATTACAAAAAGAAATATGAATTGGCGATTGTCGTCAGTAACTTTATATGTTACGCTGCAACCCTGCTTAATGTGCCTTGGTGCTCTCTATCTTTCAAGAGTTTCTCGTGTTGTCTATGGTGTACCGTCTACTAAATATGGTATACCTCTTGATCAGGGCATTCAGTTAGGCATTTATAAAAACCTTGGAACTAAAATTGAATGTATGAACTATGAAAAGGCAAAAGATATTTTACGATTATTTTTTCAAAAAAAAAGGAATGTGAAGCATGGTAACTAA